TTTCCACCATTTATCAACTCATCATACTGATATTCAACTGGGGTTTCCCTTGAAACTAATTTTACCTTAATCACTTCATTTAAAAGATTTAATCCAATTACTTTTCCTATACCATCTGGCGTTTGAACTTTCTCACCAAAATCTGGCATCATTTTACGAAGTCTTTCATATTCATCATTTTCGTAGTTCAAACAACACATCAATCGACCACACAATCCAGAAATTTTGGTTGGATTTAATGATAAATTTTGGTCTTTTGCCATTTTAATAGAAACAGGAACAAAATCGCCCAAAAACGTGCTACAACACAAAGGTCTACCACATGGACCAATACCGCCTAATTTTTTTGCCTCATCCCGAACACCAATTTGTTTTAATTCAATTCGTGTTTTAAAAATCGAGGCTAAATCTCGTACCAGCTCGCGAAAATCAATACGCCCATCAGCTGTAAAACTAAACATCATTTTACTTCTATCTAGTGTGTACTCAACATCAACTAATTTCATCTCT
This genomic stretch from Vagococcus sp. CY52-2 harbors:
- a CDS encoding stage 0 sporulation family protein, coding for MIEVVGVRFKSSGRIYYYLPQKGEQYSYKQKVVVESQKVKNVAEVALPNKQVAKKDLPDDLNMIIQLADETQLEQVKENKIDALNAFDVANKKIREHQLEMKLVDVEYTLDRSKMMFSFTADGRIDFRELVRDLASIFKTRIELKQIGVRDEAKKLGGIGPCGRPLCCSTFLGDFVPVSIKMAKDQNLSLNPTKISGLCGRLMCCLNYENDEYERLRKMMPDFGEKVQTPDGIGKVIGLNLLNEVIKVKLVSRETPVEYQYDELINGGKENG